One region of Opitutaceae bacterium genomic DNA includes:
- a CDS encoding transporter, with protein sequence MTPYDYAVLAFYFAYMIAISWVFRRFVTNVSDYFRGGGKAVWWMVGGSAFMMAFSAWTFTGAASKAYTDGWPITAIYVANAIGFFLNALYFAPRFRQLRVITSVEAIRQRFGRASEQVFMWLQIPLSTLQSAIHLNALGVFFSAVFGLDLVLTMVVIGLVVLIIALLGGSWAVLAGDFIQVLILMPVCLAVTVLALARLAGWDGFVAGLPAAHLDFSQIFSKEFLGLWCLAMVFKQITSTNNLFEASRYLAVKDSRHARWAGYLGAGLFLVGIAIWFIPPMAARALWPNLHGMFPSLQNPEEASFIAISHEVMPVGMMGLLVSGIFAATMSSMDAGLNKNAGIFIKNFYQPCLKPQASEKHMLGVGRWTTIVLGIIVILVAVRMTELKGLGLFLMMQRVSILVGVPVTVPLLLGFLVKNTPPWSAWSTVIVGFLGSFFVSDFFIPEWGANLLGIAAPLDAASREYWIQGFQFFANVILASAWFLGTKFFWHRTAAPFKAEIKEFFTRMNTPIDFEREEGVGAANDGQQQAAVGWLTLAYAAFVLLLALIPNPPLGRIAFIGCGLLVAIIGGVLVMQSRSAAR encoded by the coding sequence ATGACCCCTTACGACTACGCTGTCCTTGCTTTCTACTTCGCCTACATGATCGCAATCAGCTGGGTCTTCCGGCGGTTCGTGACCAACGTCAGCGACTACTTCCGCGGGGGCGGCAAGGCGGTCTGGTGGATGGTCGGGGGATCCGCCTTCATGATGGCCTTCAGCGCCTGGACCTTCACCGGCGCCGCAAGCAAGGCCTACACCGACGGCTGGCCCATCACCGCCATCTATGTCGCCAACGCCATCGGTTTTTTCCTCAACGCCCTCTACTTCGCCCCGCGTTTCCGACAACTGCGCGTCATCACCTCGGTCGAGGCCATCCGCCAGCGCTTCGGCCGCGCCAGCGAGCAGGTTTTCATGTGGCTGCAGATTCCCCTGAGCACCCTGCAGTCGGCCATCCACCTCAACGCCCTCGGTGTGTTTTTCTCCGCGGTCTTCGGTCTCGATCTTGTCTTGACCATGGTCGTCATCGGACTCGTCGTCCTGATCATCGCGCTCCTCGGCGGAAGCTGGGCCGTCCTCGCCGGCGATTTCATCCAGGTGCTCATTCTCATGCCGGTCTGCCTCGCGGTCACCGTCCTCGCGCTGGCGCGTCTGGCTGGATGGGACGGCTTTGTCGCCGGCCTGCCCGCCGCCCACCTCGACTTCTCGCAGATATTCAGCAAGGAATTCCTGGGACTCTGGTGCCTGGCGATGGTGTTCAAGCAGATCACCAGCACCAACAATCTCTTCGAGGCGAGCCGCTACCTCGCGGTCAAGGACAGCCGCCACGCGCGCTGGGCGGGCTACCTTGGCGCCGGCCTTTTCCTCGTCGGCATCGCCATCTGGTTCATCCCGCCAATGGCCGCCCGCGCCCTCTGGCCCAATCTTCACGGAATGTTTCCCTCGCTGCAGAACCCTGAGGAAGCGTCCTTCATCGCCATTTCCCACGAGGTCATGCCGGTCGGCATGATGGGCCTTCTGGTCAGCGGCATCTTCGCCGCAACGATGTCCAGCATGGACGCCGGTCTGAACAAGAATGCCGGCATCTTCATAAAAAACTTCTACCAGCCCTGCCTGAAACCGCAGGCGAGCGAGAAGCACATGCTCGGCGTGGGGCGCTGGACCACGATTGTGCTCGGCATCATCGTCATTCTCGTCGCCGTCCGCATGACCGAATTGAAGGGGCTCGGCCTGTTCCTCATGATGCAGCGCGTCAGCATCCTCGTCGGCGTGCCTGTCACCGTCCCGCTGCTGCTCGGCTTCCTGGTCAAGAACACGCCTCCCTGGTCGGCCTGGAGCACCGTGATTGTCGGTTTCCTGGGTTCCTTCTTCGTCAGCGACTTCTTTATTCCGGAATGGGGGGCGAACCTGCTGGGAATCGCAGCGCCGCTTGACGCGGCTTCACGGGAATACTGGATCCAGGGCTTCCAGTTTTTCGCCAACGTGATCCTGGCCTCCGCCTGGTTCCTCGGAACGAAGTTTTTCTGGCATCGGACCGCCGCGCCCTTCAAGGCGGAGATCAAGGAATTCTTCACCCGCATGAACACGCCGATCGACTTCGAACGCGAGGAAGGCGTGGGCGCGGCCAACGACGGACAGCAGCAGGCCGCGGTCGGCTGGCTGACGCTTGCCTATGCGGCCTTTGTCCTGTTGCTGGCGCTCATCCCCAATCCGCCGTTGGGGCGAATCGCCTTCATCGGCTGCGGCCTGCTCGTAGCCATCATCGGTGGTGTCCTCGTGATGCAATCGCGTTCAGCCGCGCGCTGA
- a CDS encoding response regulator transcription factor — MTSSTVSQTQQAAVRAVIVDDEPAARRGVRLLLSRDPEITVVGEAADGIEAVDLIRRERPEMVFLDVQMPGVDGFEVLRRVEGAASVAVVFVTAYDEHAIKAFEINAVDYVLKPYEDERFFAAVRRAKTELRGRDAEALALRLARLLQHVEREAAGSTQESKPAGGEHRSDRILLKSSGEIFLLKADEIDWIEAEGDYMKFHASGKTHLLRETMARLESRLDPRRFIRIHRSTIVNIDRVRKLTPAFAGEYAVVLGDGTKLRLSRGYHERMQAVMDQAQ, encoded by the coding sequence ATGACGTCATCCACCGTCTCCCAAACCCAGCAAGCCGCGGTGCGCGCCGTGATCGTTGACGACGAGCCAGCCGCGCGACGCGGAGTCCGGCTGCTTCTCTCGCGGGATCCCGAGATCACGGTGGTGGGTGAGGCGGCGGATGGCATCGAGGCGGTTGACCTCATCCGCCGGGAGCGGCCGGAGATGGTGTTTCTCGACGTGCAGATGCCGGGGGTCGACGGTTTCGAGGTGCTGCGGCGGGTGGAGGGTGCGGCGTCCGTGGCCGTTGTCTTTGTGACGGCCTATGATGAGCATGCGATCAAGGCGTTTGAGATAAATGCCGTCGACTACGTGCTGAAACCGTACGAGGACGAGCGCTTCTTCGCGGCGGTGCGGCGTGCGAAGACGGAACTGCGCGGACGTGATGCGGAGGCTCTGGCCCTGCGCCTCGCACGGCTGCTTCAGCATGTCGAACGCGAGGCGGCTGGCTCCACGCAGGAATCCAAGCCCGCCGGCGGAGAGCATCGCTCGGACAGGATACTTCTTAAATCGTCGGGGGAGATTTTTCTCCTCAAGGCCGACGAGATCGACTGGATCGAGGCCGAGGGCGACTACATGAAGTTTCATGCCTCGGGGAAAACGCATCTGCTGAGGGAGACGATGGCGCGACTCGAGTCACGGCTTGATCCCCGGCGCTTCATCCGCATCCATCGGTCGACGATCGTGAACATTGATCGCGTGAGAAAACTCACGCCTGCTTTTGCGGGCGAGTATGCGGTGGTGCTGGGAGACGGGACGAAGCTCAGGCTGAGCCGCGGTTATCACGAGCGCATGCAGGCCGTGATGGACCAGGCGCAGTAG
- a CDS encoding DUF2975 domain-containing protein, translated as MKTSFALLLQMVVVAIGVATMAFMLWEPHIEGRNAQATVFEIYFKDPFLAYVYLGSIPFFVALYRAFKLFGDARQNGAFSQATLDALRVVKRCLFVTIGFVAGAAVIIVVSGDNEDRPAGIFMCFIAVSVLVFIALAAAKFARSLRTALERSNCVRS; from the coding sequence ATGAAAACCAGCTTCGCACTCCTTCTACAGATGGTGGTCGTGGCCATCGGCGTCGCCACCATGGCTTTCATGCTTTGGGAGCCTCACATCGAGGGGAGAAACGCCCAAGCCACGGTCTTCGAAATTTACTTCAAGGATCCGTTCCTGGCGTATGTGTATCTGGGTTCCATCCCGTTCTTCGTTGCGCTGTATCGGGCCTTCAAGCTTTTCGGGGATGCCAGGCAAAATGGGGCGTTCTCGCAGGCGACTTTGGATGCCTTGCGAGTCGTCAAACGCTGCCTGTTTGTCACCATCGGCTTCGTGGCCGGAGCAGCGGTCATCATAGTTGTTTCCGGAGACAATGAGGACAGACCGGCTGGAATTTTCATGTGTTTTATCGCCGTCTCTGTGTTGGTCTTCATTGCCCTGGCTGCGGCGAAATTCGCCAGAAGCCTGAGGACTGCGTTGGAGCGTTCCAATTGCGTCCGGAGTTGA
- a CDS encoding PIN domain-containing protein gives MIYLPDTNAFSRYLRDRPEDASLCDRLERNLPRCRLSVIVLHELEYGASKRPDVPAFRERVARLKGIFPDACSFDSLAAQQAALVRVQLATLKSNAQPIGPYDALLAGHALAIGATLVTQNLGEFSRVRGLKLEDWSQAGGDQERLRLA, from the coding sequence GTGATCTATCTTCCCGATACGAACGCGTTTTCGCGCTACCTTCGCGACAGGCCGGAGGATGCAAGTCTTTGCGACCGGCTTGAACGAAATCTTCCGCGCTGCCGGCTTTCGGTCATCGTTCTCCATGAGCTTGAATACGGTGCGTCCAAGCGGCCCGACGTTCCGGCGTTCCGCGAGCGTGTCGCCCGCTTGAAGGGCATCTTTCCCGACGCTTGTTCGTTCGACTCGCTGGCGGCCCAACAGGCTGCGCTGGTGCGGGTGCAATTGGCCACCTTGAAATCGAATGCACAGCCCATCGGGCCGTATGACGCCTTGCTGGCCGGGCATGCCCTGGCAATCGGGGCCACGTTGGTGACGCAAAACCTGGGGGAGTTTTCGCGGGTGCGTGGTCTGAAACTGGAGGACTGGTCTCAAGCAGGAGGGGACCAAGAACGTCTTCGCCTGGCCTGA
- a CDS encoding type II toxin-antitoxin system HicA family toxin — MPKLPHLSGAEIIRALERLGFRQVRQKGSHVILKRASTGCVVPLHRELKVGTLAGILRQAGVTVEAFLAAL; from the coding sequence GTGCCTAAGCTTCCTCACCTTTCAGGAGCAGAGATCATTCGCGCGCTGGAGCGCCTTGGATTTCGTCAAGTTCGTCAGAAGGGCAGCCATGTGATTCTGAAGCGTGCCTCAACGGGTTGCGTTGTTCCCCTTCATCGTGAATTGAAGGTTGGCACGCTCGCGGGCATTTTGCGCCAGGCTGGCGTTACGGTTGAAGCGTTTCTTGCGGCGCTGTGA
- a CDS encoding type II toxin-antitoxin system HicA family toxin has translation MKRRALLLHLQQHGCALIREGGNHSWWGNPAKNRRSAVPRHTELDDFLARKICRDLDIPRP, from the coding sequence ATGAAGCGCAGGGCGCTGCTCCTGCACTTGCAGCAACATGGCTGTGCGTTGATACGGGAAGGTGGGAATCATTCGTGGTGGGGTAATCCAGCAAAGAATCGTCGATCTGCAGTTCCCAGACACACGGAGCTCGACGATTTTTTGGCCCGCAAGATTTGCCGGGATCTCGACATCCCGAGACCCTAA
- a CDS encoding class I mannose-6-phosphate isomerase, translated as MKAHRGKLVLLPANRVWRTYLGGRTLDALGGAPAPADGHFPEDWIASTTRAINAGREGVDEGISRVLVGGRTHPFADLLKSDPEYFLGTAHVARHGANLRLLVKFLDPSIRLHFQVHPTAAFARQFLSSPSGKTEAYHVLATRPEIAEPYLYLGFQRPPSRDAMQRMIERQDIAAIEACFEKVPVKPGDTFVVPGGVPHALGEGIFLVEIQEPSDLVVRFEFERGGHVLPESARFMNRGLPFCLDIFDMTPRPLESVLKNQRCLPRLIRSFGPETWMDQLIGPEHTSCFSVDKLHLSEVVNLTDDRPAIHIVTSGACTLESGGDSQSLQSHDKFFAPAGIGPLKITPQGRTEILICRPPAP; from the coding sequence TTGAAAGCACACCGCGGAAAACTCGTCCTGCTCCCCGCCAACCGCGTCTGGCGCACCTACCTCGGCGGGCGGACCCTCGACGCGCTGGGCGGGGCACCCGCACCGGCCGACGGGCACTTTCCAGAGGACTGGATCGCCTCGACCACACGCGCCATCAACGCCGGACGCGAGGGCGTCGACGAGGGGATTTCACGGGTCCTTGTCGGGGGCCGTACTCATCCTTTCGCCGACCTGCTGAAATCCGACCCGGAGTACTTCCTTGGCACGGCACATGTCGCGCGACACGGCGCCAACCTGCGGCTGCTGGTCAAGTTTCTCGATCCTTCCATCCGGCTTCATTTCCAGGTCCATCCCACCGCCGCTTTTGCCCGGCAGTTTCTGTCATCCCCCTCCGGCAAGACCGAAGCCTACCACGTTCTTGCCACGCGCCCGGAGATTGCCGAGCCCTACCTCTACCTGGGCTTCCAGCGTCCTCCCTCGCGCGACGCGATGCAACGCATGATCGAGCGTCAGGACATCGCCGCCATCGAGGCCTGCTTCGAGAAAGTGCCCGTGAAGCCGGGCGACACCTTCGTCGTGCCTGGCGGTGTTCCCCACGCCTTGGGCGAGGGCATCTTTCTCGTCGAAATCCAGGAACCCAGCGACCTCGTGGTCCGTTTCGAGTTCGAGCGCGGTGGCCATGTGCTGCCGGAAAGCGCGCGTTTCATGAACCGCGGGCTGCCATTCTGTCTCGACATCTTCGACATGACGCCGCGTCCGCTAGAGTCCGTTCTCAAAAATCAGCGCTGTCTCCCGCGTCTCATCAGATCTTTCGGACCAGAGACATGGATGGACCAGTTGATCGGACCCGAGCACACGTCCTGCTTCTCCGTCGACAAACTCCACTTGTCCGAAGTCGTGAATCTGACGGACGATCGCCCTGCCATCCATATTGTCACGAGCGGAGCCTGCACGCTCGAATCCGGCGGCGACTCGCAATCCCTGCAAAGCCATGACAAGTTTTTTGCACCCGCAGGAATCGGACCGCTGAAAATCACGCCTCAAGGCCGGACCGAAATCCTCATCTGCCGTCCACCTGCCCCTTGA
- a CDS encoding type II toxin-antitoxin system VapC family toxin: MATLSLYDIEVDEQTITGAWSKTLGLADSYGLSVHDAAYLELALRKGLPLASLDAPLLAAMSKAGGMLVWR, encoded by the coding sequence ATGGCCACTCTCTCACTCTACGACATCGAGGTGGATGAACAAACGATCACCGGGGCGTGGTCCAAGACGTTGGGGCTGGCGGATAGTTACGGCCTGTCGGTCCATGATGCCGCGTATCTGGAGCTGGCGCTGCGGAAAGGACTCCCGCTGGCGAGCCTCGATGCTCCACTGCTTGCCGCAATGAGCAAGGCGGGCGGCATGCTCGTATGGCGATAG
- a CDS encoding type II toxin-antitoxin system HicB family antitoxin has protein sequence MTLSAVLSPAEEGGFVALNPETGTTTQGETIEEALANLREATELYLEEFPLSKGGRTLLTTFEVAGRA, from the coding sequence ATGACTTTGAGCGCCGTTCTCTCTCCGGCAGAAGAAGGTGGCTTTGTTGCCTTGAATCCCGAGACGGGCACGACGACGCAAGGCGAGACAATTGAAGAAGCTCTCGCGAACTTGCGCGAAGCGACGGAACTGTACCTGGAGGAATTCCCGCTTTCCAAGGGTGGCCGTACGCTACTGACGACGTTTGAAGTTGCTGGACGTGCCTAA
- a CDS encoding histidine kinase: MRAYSESSPFLHKLTVKWLIALGIWALVGLALSVEVYFNLKVSHMEVAFADVATAQYARALFWAFLAPFVLWLRVLVPVRTGGWVAGVAFHATVSMLVMLGYYLGRTVVLMLLDSRTLEGFWEMARSNFYGRNLIDAVYYWAVLGAGYSLEYYRRYKSEELKAAQLESRLVETELKALKQQLQPHFLFNTMNTISVLVREGRNDDAVTLLARLSSLLRLSLELGRAPEVTLRQELEFIERYVGIQKVRFADRLTVTTDFEPAALDARIPNLLLQPLVENAILHGIAPLTRAGTVSLAGRVENGCVRVEVRDDGCGFSPSLDPRSRSGGIGLSSTRERVMKRFGAAGEFFLESSPGRGTTIRIGFPFRT; this comes from the coding sequence ATGCGGGCGTATTCTGAATCTTCCCCTTTTCTGCACAAGTTGACCGTCAAATGGCTCATTGCGCTCGGCATCTGGGCACTCGTTGGTTTGGCGTTGTCGGTCGAGGTCTATTTCAACCTCAAGGTCTCCCACATGGAGGTCGCCTTTGCGGACGTGGCGACCGCCCAGTACGCACGGGCGCTCTTCTGGGCATTCCTCGCGCCATTTGTGCTGTGGCTGCGAGTCCTGGTGCCGGTGCGCACAGGTGGATGGGTGGCGGGAGTGGCCTTTCATGCGACCGTATCGATGCTGGTGATGCTCGGCTACTATCTTGGGCGCACCGTCGTGCTGATGCTGCTGGACTCTCGGACGCTGGAGGGCTTCTGGGAGATGGCGCGAAGCAATTTCTATGGGAGAAACCTGATCGACGCCGTCTATTACTGGGCGGTGCTCGGCGCGGGCTATTCCCTCGAGTACTATCGTCGTTACAAGAGCGAGGAGCTCAAGGCCGCGCAACTGGAGTCGCGGCTGGTCGAGACCGAGCTCAAGGCGCTCAAGCAGCAGCTTCAACCGCACTTCCTGTTCAACACCATGAACACGATTTCGGTGCTCGTTCGCGAGGGACGGAACGACGACGCGGTCACGCTCCTTGCGCGGCTGAGTTCGCTTTTGAGGCTCTCGCTGGAGCTCGGGCGCGCGCCGGAGGTGACGCTTCGGCAGGAGCTGGAGTTCATCGAACGGTATGTTGGCATCCAGAAGGTGCGATTCGCCGACAGGCTGACTGTGACAACCGATTTCGAGCCGGCGGCGCTCGATGCGCGAATTCCCAACCTCCTGCTGCAGCCCCTGGTCGAGAATGCCATCCTGCACGGCATTGCGCCGCTCACGCGAGCGGGGACTGTGAGTCTGGCCGGGCGGGTCGAGAATGGCTGCGTGCGCGTGGAGGTGAGGGACGATGGATGCGGGTTTTCCCCCTCGCTCGATCCGCGAAGCCGATCGGGCGGCATCGGGCTGTCGAGCACACGCGAGCGGGTGATGAAGCGTTTCGGGGCGGCGGGCGAATTTTTTCTGGAAAGCTCGCCTGGCAGGGGAACAACGATACGCATCGGATTTCCTTTCAGAACCTGA
- a CDS encoding thiol-disulfide oxidoreductase DCC family protein, with translation MEPIPPAVEPGDRVVLFDGHCVMCSAGARALMRADRRALFKLGTTQSPEGGRLLACHGLSAEAPDTFVLSEGSRLYVRSTAYVRILWRLGMPLKLLAAILWLVPRPVRDAGYNWVARNRFRLFGRQSTCPMPTPDNQAHFWMPSTVTGHST, from the coding sequence ATGGAGCCGATTCCACCCGCGGTCGAACCTGGAGACCGCGTTGTTCTCTTCGACGGCCACTGCGTGATGTGCAGTGCCGGAGCCCGGGCGCTCATGCGTGCCGATCGCCGCGCGCTGTTCAAGCTCGGCACCACGCAATCACCCGAGGGCGGACGGTTGCTCGCCTGCCACGGTCTTTCCGCTGAAGCGCCGGATACTTTCGTTCTATCGGAAGGGAGCCGCCTCTATGTGCGATCCACAGCGTACGTCCGCATCTTGTGGCGCCTGGGCATGCCTCTGAAGCTGCTTGCCGCGATTCTCTGGCTTGTTCCCCGCCCCGTCCGTGACGCCGGGTACAACTGGGTCGCTCGCAACCGCTTTCGCCTGTTTGGCAGGCAGTCAACCTGTCCCATGCCCACGCCGGATAACCAGGCTCATTTCTGGATGCCATCAACTGTCACCGGCCACTCTACATAA
- a CDS encoding hydroxyacid dehydrogenase, with translation MPKPVSLLATLTPVELRDFLPEPLLGGVQSVATRYALRDSRDLDAAGLERLLHESQPEILLAAWRTPSLPEHLPPSLRYVCYLCGSVKKLVTRRHLERGLLVTNWGGSISPVVAEWALFHVLSGLRKATEWTFAMHQDGGWKDGDTETRSLFGRRIGLHGFGPVAREFVKLIKPFNPVISVFAPDLDAASAPAFGVRPAASLEALFSENDIVVEAAPLIPATVGIVTESLLRSLRPGSVFVNVGRGAVVDEAALLRVAREGRIQVCLDVFTEEPLPVDSGFRGLRNVTLTPHISGPTTDRRRDAGAFALANLRAYASGAPLSAVVTAEVFDGSS, from the coding sequence ATGCCAAAACCCGTTTCTCTTCTCGCCACCCTGACACCCGTCGAACTCCGCGACTTTCTGCCGGAGCCGCTTCTGGGCGGCGTGCAGTCCGTCGCCACGCGATACGCGCTCCGCGATTCCCGGGATCTCGACGCCGCCGGACTCGAACGCCTCCTGCATGAATCCCAGCCGGAGATTCTGCTCGCCGCATGGAGGACCCCGTCGCTCCCCGAGCATCTGCCGCCAAGCCTTCGTTACGTCTGCTACCTGTGCGGCTCAGTGAAAAAACTCGTCACGCGCAGACATCTTGAACGCGGTCTCCTGGTGACCAACTGGGGCGGCTCCATCAGCCCCGTTGTCGCGGAGTGGGCCCTGTTCCATGTCCTTTCCGGACTGCGCAAGGCCACGGAATGGACGTTCGCCATGCACCAGGATGGGGGTTGGAAGGATGGCGACACCGAAACCCGCTCGCTCTTTGGACGCAGAATCGGTCTGCACGGTTTCGGCCCCGTGGCGCGCGAATTCGTCAAGCTGATCAAGCCGTTCAACCCCGTAATCTCCGTCTTTGCACCCGACCTCGATGCCGCCTCCGCACCAGCTTTCGGCGTGCGTCCCGCCGCCTCGCTCGAGGCGCTTTTCAGCGAGAACGACATCGTCGTGGAGGCGGCTCCGCTCATCCCCGCCACCGTCGGCATCGTCACCGAATCACTCCTGCGCTCGCTCCGCCCCGGAAGCGTGTTCGTCAACGTCGGACGCGGCGCCGTCGTCGACGAAGCGGCCCTGCTGCGCGTCGCCCGCGAGGGAAGAATCCAGGTCTGCCTCGATGTCTTCACCGAGGAGCCGCTGCCGGTAGACTCGGGATTCCGCGGACTTCGCAACGTCACCCTCACGCCACACATCAGCGGGCCGACCACGGACCGGCGGCGCGATGCCGGGGCCTTCGCCCTGGCCAATCTCCGCGCCTATGCGTCCGGCGCACCGCTTTCAGCCGTCGTGACGGCCGAGGTTTTCGATGGTTCATCCTAA
- a CDS encoding type II toxin-antitoxin system HicB family antitoxin, translated as MKSTYTAIVKQRGDWWIGWIEEVPGVNAQERTKEELLGSLREVLKEALDFNRKEARKAAESDFSEELVVI; from the coding sequence ATGAAGTCGACTTACACCGCCATTGTTAAGCAGCGTGGCGATTGGTGGATTGGTTGGATTGAGGAAGTGCCTGGCGTCAATGCTCAGGAACGAACCAAGGAGGAGCTCTTGGGTTCGTTGCGAGAGGTGTTGAAGGAGGCTTTGGATTTTAATCGCAAAGAAGCACGAAAAGCCGCCGAGAGTGATTTTTCGGAGGAACTGGTCGTAATATGA
- a CDS encoding DNA gyrase/topoisomerase IV subunit A encodes MSPRKKKNTDDQPELPLDAGNGSGSPGPVASRTDAAEEAAAEVGENPPPAPPPGRKGAVGGADGAGGPPEGPLASSYKNWFLEYASYVILDRAVPHIDDGLKPVQRRILHTFWEQDDGRFHKVANIVGACMRFHPHGDASIGAALVGMAQRGFLIEPQGNFGNQLTGDDAAAPRYIEARLTPFARDVVFNAKTTVWQQSYDGRAREPVTLPAKFPLVLLDGAEGIAVGLSTKILPHNFNDLCRAAINHLQGKRFRIYPDFPTGGIADFSQYNDGERGGKVKVRARIETRSKYLLAIIELPHGQTTESLIESILAANAKGRIKIKHVDDNTSEKVEILVHLPQGADADQLIRQLYVFTDCEVSISSAACVIDGDKPVFLGVSEILRRSVDKSVQLLRQELEIRLGELEQQWHWDSLERIFIEERVYRRIEKSKTWESVLEEIREGLKPFVRNLKREVTEDDIARLTEIRIKRISAYNRFQADEAIKRIEAEIKETRHHLKHLTPYAIAWFEKLQEKYGKAHRRRTTYDEIEQISAAEVVSANQRLYVNREEGFIGLNWRQHEFVAECTILDDVICFMADGTMKVARVADKIFMGREILHVAILPKEGDPGFYTMLYQDKKSGKAFAKRFQVGGVTREKLYSLVPSEGSRVVFLDVAKVEESMPKQVHVTLSGRCSARVKEFDFDLSPLSVGQRGAKGLTVTHWPIRQVKRA; translated from the coding sequence ATGTCTCCGCGCAAGAAGAAGAACACCGACGACCAACCCGAGCTTCCGCTCGATGCAGGGAACGGATCCGGCTCCCCCGGGCCAGTGGCATCCCGCACTGACGCCGCTGAGGAGGCTGCAGCCGAAGTTGGAGAAAACCCGCCACCGGCGCCGCCTCCGGGCAGGAAGGGCGCTGTGGGCGGCGCGGACGGTGCCGGCGGGCCGCCGGAGGGGCCGCTGGCCAGTTCCTACAAGAACTGGTTTCTGGAGTATGCCAGCTATGTGATACTCGACCGAGCCGTCCCGCACATTGATGACGGGCTGAAGCCCGTGCAGCGCCGCATACTTCACACATTCTGGGAGCAGGATGACGGCCGCTTTCACAAGGTCGCCAACATCGTCGGCGCCTGCATGCGTTTTCACCCTCACGGCGACGCGTCTATCGGGGCGGCCCTGGTGGGCATGGCGCAGCGCGGCTTTCTCATCGAGCCGCAGGGGAATTTCGGCAATCAACTGACTGGCGACGATGCCGCCGCGCCCCGCTACATCGAGGCGCGCCTGACGCCTTTTGCGCGCGATGTCGTTTTCAATGCGAAGACGACGGTCTGGCAGCAGAGCTACGACGGCCGCGCCAGGGAGCCGGTGACGCTGCCGGCAAAGTTTCCCCTGGTGCTGCTCGATGGCGCCGAGGGCATCGCGGTGGGTCTTTCGACCAAGATTCTTCCGCACAATTTCAACGATCTTTGCCGGGCGGCCATCAATCATCTCCAGGGGAAGCGATTCCGCATCTATCCTGATTTTCCGACGGGCGGCATAGCGGATTTCTCGCAGTACAACGACGGCGAGCGCGGCGGAAAGGTGAAGGTTCGGGCGAGGATAGAAACCCGCTCGAAGTACCTGCTCGCGATCATCGAGCTGCCCCATGGGCAAACAACCGAGTCGCTGATCGAATCGATCCTCGCGGCAAATGCAAAGGGCAGGATCAAGATCAAGCACGTCGACGACAACACGTCGGAGAAGGTGGAGATACTGGTTCATCTGCCGCAGGGCGCCGACGCCGACCAGTTGATCCGCCAGTTGTATGTCTTCACCGACTGCGAGGTCTCCATCTCGTCCGCGGCGTGTGTCATCGACGGGGACAAGCCGGTTTTTCTCGGTGTATCCGAAATTTTGCGACGCTCGGTCGACAAGTCCGTGCAGCTTCTCAGGCAGGAGCTGGAGATCCGGCTTGGCGAACTCGAGCAGCAGTGGCACTGGGATTCGCTCGAGCGCATCTTCATCGAGGAGCGCGTCTACCGCCGCATTGAGAAGTCGAAGACATGGGAGAGTGTGCTCGAGGAGATTCGCGAGGGTTTGAAGCCGTTCGTGCGGAACCTGAAGCGCGAGGTGACGGAGGACGATATTGCCCGGCTCACGGAAATCCGCATCAAGCGAATTTCCGCGTACAACCGTTTCCAGGCAGACGAGGCGATCAAGCGGATCGAGGCGGAGATCAAGGAGACGAGGCACCACTTGAAGCACCTCACGCCCTACGCGATCGCCTGGTTCGAGAAGCTTCAGGAAAAATACGGCAAGGCGCACCGGCGCCGCACGACCTATGACGAGATCGAGCAGATCTCCGCTGCGGAGGTGGTTTCGGCCAATCAGCGCCTCTATGTCAACCGCGAGGAGGGCTTCATCGGACTCAACTGGCGGCAGCACGAGTTCGTGGCCGAGTGCACGATTCTCGATGATGTGATCTGTTTCATGGCGGATGGCACGATGAAGGTGGCCAGGGTTGCGGACAAAATATTCATGGGACGGGAGATCCTCCATGTGGCGATCCTGCCCAAGGAGGGGGATCCGGGCTTCTACACGATGCTTTACCAGGACAAGAAGAGTGGAAAGGCTTTTGCCAAGCGATTCCAGGTCGGAGGAGTCACGCGCGAAAAGCTCTACTCCCTCGTTCCGAGCGAGGGCTCGCGGGTTGTTTTTCTCGACGTGGCCAAGGTTGAGGAATCCATGCCGAAGCAGGTGCACGTCACTCTCAGTGGACGCTGTTCGGCGCGGGTGAAGGAATTCGACTTCGATCTGTCGCCGCTCTCGGTCGGCCAGCGTGGGGCGAAAGGCCTGACTGTCACGCACTGGCCCATCCGCCAGGTGAAGCGCGCCTGA